Proteins encoded within one genomic window of Corynebacterium aurimucosum:
- a CDS encoding short-chain fatty acyl-CoA regulator family protein — protein sequence MTKHYAGARIHALRKERKLTQAAMAKQLGLSTSYLNQLENDQRPLTVTVLLQLTQRFGVDATYFAGDRDLRALAELRQLFPEATEATLTDLSGRFPELLPRLVDAAAHTPAEPGPFEAVRDFFYDAHNYVHSLDTAAEELSDSLGDRVLRRGRLASVLQDEFGVTTRFSSSSPRRRTFHDRELHLRAGLTESQLVFEMALQYCLLAYPEHCAELVAELPGEEAQTIGTLGLAQYFAAAVTMPYTQFLATAEETRYDIDVIATAFGTGFETTAQRLSTLQRPGHQGVPFSFIRTDRAGNISKRQSSTAFHFTRSGGSCPLWVVHRAFETPNRITRQVASMPDDHTYLWIARFVQGQAQAWGTPRKEFVVGLGCDIAQADRVVYADALNLSPSEATPIGPGCAACPRPACPQRAFPQVGRPVSLDLNATPVSAYATS from the coding sequence GTGACTAAGCACTACGCGGGGGCGAGAATCCACGCACTACGCAAGGAACGCAAACTCACACAAGCCGCCATGGCGAAGCAGCTGGGGCTATCCACCAGCTACCTCAACCAGCTGGAAAATGACCAGCGCCCCCTCACCGTCACCGTCCTCCTGCAGCTGACCCAACGCTTCGGCGTTGACGCCACGTACTTTGCAGGGGACCGCGATCTGCGCGCTCTCGCCGAGCTGCGCCAGCTCTTCCCCGAAGCCACCGAAGCCACCCTTACTGACTTAAGCGGGCGCTTCCCCGAACTTTTACCCCGGCTTGTCGACGCCGCCGCACACACCCCCGCCGAACCCGGCCCTTTCGAAGCGGTCCGTGACTTCTTCTACGACGCCCACAACTACGTCCATAGCCTCGACACAGCCGCCGAGGAGCTCTCCGATTCGCTCGGAGACCGAGTCCTGCGCCGCGGGCGCTTAGCTTCCGTCTTGCAGGATGAATTCGGTGTCACGACGCGCTTTTCCTCCTCGTCCCCGCGCCGCCGCACCTTCCACGACCGCGAGTTGCACCTGCGCGCGGGCCTTACGGAATCCCAACTCGTCTTTGAAATGGCGCTCCAGTACTGCCTGCTGGCCTACCCGGAGCATTGCGCGGAACTCGTCGCCGAATTGCCGGGCGAGGAAGCACAGACTATTGGCACGCTGGGCCTCGCGCAGTATTTTGCCGCCGCCGTGACCATGCCTTATACCCAGTTCCTCGCCACTGCGGAGGAAACGCGCTATGACATCGACGTCATCGCGACGGCCTTTGGCACTGGTTTCGAGACCACCGCGCAGCGCTTGTCGACGTTACAGCGACCCGGCCACCAAGGCGTTCCCTTCTCCTTCATCCGCACCGACCGCGCAGGAAATATTTCCAAGCGCCAGTCCTCCACCGCTTTCCACTTCACCCGCAGCGGCGGCTCCTGCCCGTTGTGGGTCGTGCACCGCGCTTTTGAAACGCCCAACCGCATCACGAGGCAGGTGGCCTCGATGCCCGATGACCACACCTACTTGTGGATTGCGCGCTTCGTCCAAGGCCAGGCCCAGGCCTGGGGCACGCCGCGCAAAGAATTCGTCGTGGGCTTAGGCTGCGATATCGCACAGGCGGATCGCGTGGTCTACGCGGATGCGCTCAACCTCTCCCCTTCTGAGGCGACCCCCATCGGCCCTGGCTGCGCCGCCTGCCCACGTCCAGCGTGCCCGCAGCGTGCCTTCCCACAGGTGGGGCGGCCCGTCAGCCTCGACCTCAATGCCACGCCGGTTTCGGCTTATGCCACCTCATAG
- a CDS encoding NAD(P)H-quinone dehydrogenase — protein sequence MSQEAPRIVIIGGGPAGYEAATAGAKYGAHITLIEEQGPGGSSVLLDCVPSKSFIAGANIRTDFRRADDMGLNHQLSSLQLSLEALNGRVQALAANQSRDVRAGLEKIGVKVIDGRAAFSEDQHGVKGAAHKVDVTHKDGTTETLDADLVLVATGATPRILPGAQPDGERILTWQQVYDLKEEPEHLIVVGSGVTGAEFVSAFAEMGVRVTMVASRDRILPHDDADAADVLETVLAERGVELEKNCRVETVSRTEDGNVVVKTQDGREIHGSHVIMSIGSIPNTKNLGLEHVGVATTKSGHIEVDRVSRTNVAGIYAAGDCSDLFPLASVAAMQGRIAMYHSLGEGVSPLRLKTVATAVFTRPEIAAVGFTQAEIEAGEVAARTITMPLNTNPRAKMRSLQHGFVKLFCRATSGRVIGGVIVAPTASELILPIAVAVTNQLTVNQLADSLAVYPSLSGTITEAARRLVAHDDLE from the coding sequence GTGTCACAGGAAGCCCCCCGCATCGTAATCATCGGCGGTGGCCCCGCAGGCTACGAGGCTGCGACCGCCGGCGCCAAGTACGGCGCGCACATTACGTTGATTGAGGAACAGGGCCCCGGTGGCTCCTCCGTTCTCTTGGACTGCGTGCCCTCGAAGTCCTTCATCGCTGGCGCCAACATTCGCACCGACTTCCGCCGCGCCGATGACATGGGCCTGAACCACCAGCTCAGCTCCTTGCAGCTGAGCCTGGAGGCCCTCAACGGCCGTGTTCAGGCGCTGGCTGCTAACCAGTCCCGTGACGTCCGTGCGGGCCTGGAGAAGATTGGCGTCAAGGTCATCGATGGCCGCGCGGCGTTCTCCGAGGATCAGCATGGGGTGAAGGGTGCAGCGCACAAGGTTGATGTCACCCATAAGGATGGCACCACTGAGACCCTCGACGCGGACCTCGTCCTCGTTGCTACCGGTGCCACCCCGCGCATTCTGCCGGGCGCGCAGCCGGACGGCGAGCGCATCCTCACCTGGCAGCAGGTCTATGACCTCAAGGAGGAGCCGGAACACCTCATCGTGGTCGGCTCCGGCGTGACCGGTGCTGAGTTCGTTTCCGCCTTCGCCGAGATGGGCGTGCGCGTGACCATGGTGGCTTCCCGCGACCGCATTCTGCCGCACGACGACGCCGACGCTGCCGACGTCCTCGAGACCGTCCTGGCCGAGCGCGGCGTGGAGCTGGAGAAGAACTGCCGCGTGGAGACCGTCTCCCGTACTGAGGACGGCAACGTGGTGGTCAAGACCCAGGATGGTCGCGAGATCCACGGCTCCCACGTCATCATGTCCATCGGTTCCATCCCGAATACCAAGAACCTCGGCTTGGAGCACGTTGGTGTGGCTACCACGAAGTCCGGCCACATCGAGGTTGACCGCGTTTCCCGCACCAATGTCGCTGGCATCTATGCCGCCGGCGACTGCTCCGACCTGTTCCCGCTGGCTTCCGTTGCCGCGATGCAGGGCCGTATCGCTATGTACCACTCCCTGGGTGAGGGCGTGTCCCCGCTGCGCCTGAAGACCGTAGCAACCGCCGTGTTTACCCGCCCGGAGATCGCAGCCGTGGGCTTTACCCAGGCGGAGATTGAGGCCGGTGAGGTTGCCGCCCGCACCATCACGATGCCGTTGAATACCAACCCGCGCGCCAAGATGCGCTCACTGCAGCACGGCTTTGTCAAGCTCTTCTGCCGTGCGACCTCCGGCCGCGTCATCGGTGGCGTGATTGTTGCTCCGACCGCCTCCGAGCTTATTCTGCCCATCGCGGTCGCCGTGACCAACCAGCTCACCGTGAACCAGCTAGCGGATTCCCTGGCGGTCTACCCGTCCCTGTCCGGCACCATCACGGAGGCGGCCCGCCGCCTCGTTGCTCACGATGACCTTGAGTAA
- a CDS encoding bifunctional 2-methylcitrate synthase/citrate synthase produces the protein MSETPEIRKGLYGVVVDETAVSKVVPETNSLTYRGYPVQELARYCSFEEVAYLLWNGELPTQDELVRFSAREKALRHLDRHLIDLITSMPKSCHPMDVLRTAVSFIGSQDPEEYTKDSEHIRRTALELMAKLPTIVALDIRRRRGEGYLEPSRKKGFAENFLWMVFGEEEGSPALSRSDIEAFDKSLILYAEHSFNASTFAARVVTSTMSDTYSAVTAAIGALKGPLHGGANEAVMKNFLEVGDPAKAEEWTLNKLKNKELVMGFGHRVYKNGDSRVPTMEAAFRELAKDHGQEQWVEMYEKMAKTMYENTSIKIQPNLDFPAGPAYHILGFDIEFFTPIFVMARITGWTAHIVEQNENNSLIRPLSAYNGKEQRSVPPKQI, from the coding sequence ATGTCTGAAACCCCAGAGATCCGCAAGGGCCTGTACGGCGTTGTCGTCGACGAGACCGCCGTGTCCAAGGTTGTCCCGGAGACCAACTCCCTGACCTACCGTGGCTACCCGGTGCAGGAGCTGGCCCGCTACTGCTCCTTCGAGGAGGTTGCCTACCTGCTGTGGAATGGCGAGCTGCCGACCCAGGATGAGCTGGTCCGCTTCTCCGCCCGTGAGAAGGCACTGCGTCACCTGGACCGCCACCTCATCGACCTGATCACCTCCATGCCGAAGTCCTGCCACCCGATGGACGTGCTGCGTACCGCAGTCTCCTTCATCGGCTCCCAGGATCCGGAGGAGTACACCAAGGACTCCGAGCACATCCGCCGCACCGCGCTGGAGCTTATGGCGAAGTTGCCGACCATCGTCGCACTCGACATCCGTCGCCGCCGTGGCGAGGGATACCTCGAGCCTTCCCGCAAGAAGGGCTTTGCGGAGAACTTCCTGTGGATGGTCTTCGGTGAGGAGGAAGGCTCCCCAGCCCTGTCGCGCTCCGATATTGAGGCCTTTGATAAGTCCCTCATCCTCTACGCGGAGCACTCCTTCAACGCGTCCACCTTCGCTGCCCGCGTGGTGACCTCCACGATGTCCGATACCTACTCCGCTGTTACCGCCGCCATCGGCGCCCTGAAGGGCCCGCTACACGGTGGTGCTAACGAGGCCGTGATGAAGAACTTCCTGGAGGTCGGTGACCCGGCCAAGGCAGAGGAGTGGACGCTCAACAAGCTCAAGAACAAGGAGCTCGTCATGGGTTTCGGTCACCGCGTGTACAAGAACGGTGACTCCCGTGTTCCGACCATGGAGGCTGCCTTCCGCGAGCTGGCCAAGGATCACGGCCAGGAGCAGTGGGTGGAGATGTACGAGAAGATGGCTAAGACCATGTACGAGAACACCTCCATCAAGATCCAGCCGAACCTGGACTTCCCGGCTGGCCCCGCGTACCACATCTTGGGCTTCGACATCGAGTTCTTCACCCCGATCTTCGTGATGGCCCGCATCACTGGCTGGACCGCACACATCGTGGAGCAGAACGAGAACAACTCCCTCATTCGCCCGCTGTCTGCTTACAACGGCAAGGAGCAGCGCTCCGTTCCTCCGAAGCAGATCTAA
- a CDS encoding M20 family metallopeptidase codes for MISDYVSEWFSNHRAEVIAWRRHIHRHPETSNNEVETTRFLSRTLREYGLEPHLFPETGLMVDIGPDTELGRLAFRADIDALPVTEVTGLEYTSEVPGVMHACGHDIHTTIALATACALADLNREHPLDFGVRVIFQPAEEVWVGGATDVIEWGALEGVNSIFAVHVEPKLRVGRIGVRAGAITSATDVVEINVSGPGGHTSRPHLSADVVYALGKLLTDLPGLLSRRVDPRTGTVLVFGQVNSGYAPNAIPETGSVSGTMRTADIGIWRDMQTLFSELVEQVLAPLGVEHELVYHRGVPPVLNDDVSTALLASAAQAIDPQAVVQAPQSSGGEDFSWYLEKVPGSMARLGCWSGEGEQHDLHMGDLAPDERAIGVGVKLFGSVAEQFANVED; via the coding sequence TTGATCTCGGACTACGTCAGTGAGTGGTTCAGCAACCACCGCGCGGAGGTCATCGCGTGGCGCCGCCATATTCACCGCCACCCGGAGACTTCCAATAACGAGGTGGAAACCACCCGCTTCCTGTCCCGCACCCTGCGTGAGTACGGCTTGGAGCCGCATCTTTTCCCCGAGACCGGCCTCATGGTGGATATTGGCCCCGATACGGAACTTGGGCGCTTGGCCTTCCGCGCCGATATTGACGCGCTGCCCGTCACCGAAGTCACCGGACTCGAATACACCTCCGAGGTCCCCGGCGTCATGCACGCGTGTGGGCATGACATACATACCACCATTGCGCTGGCCACGGCCTGCGCCCTGGCGGACCTTAATCGCGAGCATCCGCTAGATTTCGGTGTTCGTGTCATTTTCCAGCCCGCCGAAGAAGTCTGGGTAGGCGGCGCCACCGATGTCATCGAGTGGGGTGCGCTCGAAGGCGTGAACTCCATCTTTGCCGTGCACGTCGAACCAAAGCTGCGCGTCGGGCGTATCGGCGTTCGCGCTGGGGCGATCACCTCCGCGACCGATGTTGTGGAAATCAACGTCTCCGGCCCCGGCGGGCATACCTCGCGCCCGCACTTGTCGGCGGACGTCGTCTATGCGCTGGGCAAGCTGCTGACGGACCTGCCAGGTTTGCTCTCACGCCGCGTCGATCCGCGCACCGGCACCGTCTTGGTCTTCGGCCAGGTGAATTCCGGCTATGCCCCGAACGCGATCCCTGAGACCGGCTCTGTGTCTGGCACTATGCGCACGGCAGACATCGGAATCTGGCGGGATATGCAAACGCTCTTCTCCGAGTTGGTGGAACAGGTGCTAGCGCCCCTGGGTGTGGAGCATGAGCTGGTCTACCACCGTGGGGTTCCGCCCGTGCTTAACGACGACGTCTCTACCGCCCTCCTTGCCAGCGCTGCCCAGGCCATTGACCCGCAGGCTGTGGTTCAGGCCCCGCAATCCTCGGGCGGCGAGGATTTCTCGTGGTACCTAGAAAAGGTGCCCGGCTCCATGGCTCGCCTTGGCTGCTGGTCCGGTGAAGGCGAGCAGCATGATCTGCATATGGGTGATTTGGCCCCCGATGAGAGAGCCATCGGCGTGGGCGTCAAACTCTTTGGCTCCGTAGCGGAGCAGTTTGCCAACGTGGAGGATTAA
- a CDS encoding Ltp family lipoprotein, producing the protein MSGGLARIGRVRHHAEFSSLTYAGGSLSCPPLMQLTSEYGEQFTMEEAQHAVSTLGL; encoded by the coding sequence ATGTCCGGTGGGCTTGCCAGGATAGGACGTGTTCGGCACCACGCCGAGTTCTCTTCCCTCACCTACGCAGGAGGTTCTCTCTCATGTCCACCCCTTATGCAGCTCACCAGCGAATACGGCGAGCAGTTCACCATGGAAGAAGCCCAGCATGCGGTGAGCACACTGGGCTTATAA
- the prpD gene encoding 2-methylcitrate dehydratase PrpD — MINHEVRTHKSAEDFPIEEHLAYKVAKVAADPVEVPAETTEMIINRIIDNASVAVASATRRPVTSARVIAQAHPVQEGGATIFGVDGNYSAEWAALANGTAVRELDYHDTFLAADYSHPGDNIPPILAVAQHKGLTGKDLIRGLATGYEIQVNLVKGICLHEWKIDHVAHLGPSVAAGIGTMLNLDVDTIYQAIGQALHTTTATRQSRKGLISSWKAYAPAFAGKMAIEAVDRSMRGEGAPAPIWEGEDGFIAWMLHSPERTYTVPLPAEGEEKRAILDTYTKEHSAEYQAQAPIDMAFALKKTLAEKGLKTEDIESIVLHTSHHTHYVIGTGANDPQKMDPNASRETLDHSIMYIFAVALQDGEWDYETSYSDGRKHRQDTIDLWHKISTVEDPEWTRRYHSNDLDEKAFGGKAVITFKDGTVIEDERAVADAHPLGARPFGREEYINKFKKLAAGKVSEEEQERFLAAAQNLENLTDLNELNVRLTDEAIATAPETPKGLF; from the coding sequence TTGATTAACCACGAAGTACGTACCCACAAGTCCGCCGAGGACTTTCCTATTGAAGAGCACTTGGCCTACAAGGTTGCCAAGGTAGCTGCCGATCCCGTCGAGGTTCCGGCCGAGACCACCGAGATGATCATCAACCGCATCATCGATAACGCCTCCGTGGCCGTCGCTTCCGCAACGCGCCGCCCGGTTACCTCCGCCCGCGTCATTGCACAGGCCCACCCGGTGCAGGAAGGCGGCGCCACCATCTTCGGCGTGGACGGTAACTACTCCGCCGAATGGGCTGCGCTGGCCAACGGCACCGCCGTGCGCGAGCTGGACTACCACGACACCTTCCTTGCTGCCGACTACTCCCACCCAGGCGATAACATCCCGCCGATTCTGGCCGTGGCACAGCACAAGGGGCTGACCGGCAAGGACCTCATCCGTGGCCTGGCTACTGGCTACGAAATCCAGGTTAACCTGGTCAAGGGCATCTGCCTCCACGAGTGGAAGATTGACCACGTGGCACACCTTGGTCCGTCCGTCGCCGCGGGTATCGGCACCATGTTGAACCTCGATGTGGACACCATCTACCAGGCCATCGGCCAGGCACTGCACACCACCACCGCCACCCGCCAGTCCCGCAAGGGCCTGATTTCCTCCTGGAAGGCCTACGCCCCAGCCTTCGCGGGCAAGATGGCCATCGAGGCAGTGGACCGCTCCATGCGCGGCGAGGGTGCCCCGGCCCCGATTTGGGAAGGTGAGGACGGCTTCATCGCCTGGATGCTGCACTCCCCGGAGCGCACCTACACCGTCCCCCTTCCGGCGGAGGGTGAAGAAAAGCGCGCCATCCTGGACACCTACACCAAGGAGCACTCCGCGGAGTACCAGGCACAGGCCCCGATCGACATGGCCTTTGCCCTCAAGAAGACCCTCGCGGAGAAGGGCCTGAAGACGGAGGACATCGAGTCCATCGTCCTGCACACCTCGCACCACACCCACTACGTCATCGGCACCGGCGCTAACGACCCGCAGAAGATGGATCCGAACGCCTCCCGCGAGACCCTGGATCACTCCATCATGTACATTTTCGCCGTGGCCCTGCAGGACGGCGAGTGGGACTACGAGACCTCCTACTCTGACGGGCGCAAGCACCGTCAGGACACCATCGACCTGTGGCACAAGATTTCCACCGTCGAGGACCCGGAGTGGACCCGCCGCTACCACTCCAACGACCTGGATGAGAAGGCTTTCGGCGGCAAGGCCGTCATCACCTTCAAGGACGGCACCGTCATTGAGGATGAGCGCGCGGTGGCCGACGCCCACCCGCTCGGCGCCCGCCCCTTCGGCCGCGAGGAGTACATCAACAAGTTCAAGAAGCTCGCTGCCGGCAAGGTCTCGGAGGAGGAGCAGGAGCGTTTCCTCGCTGCCGCGCAGAACCTGGAGAACCTCACCGACCTGAACGAACTCAACGTTCGCCTCACCGACGAGGCTATCGCCACCGCACCCGAGACCCCGAAGGGACTGTTCTAA
- the prpB gene encoding methylisocitrate lyase — protein sequence MAGLFGSTISNADKRKSFREALNAPEITTLPGAFNPLTARLIQDLGGFGGVYVSGAVLANDLGLPDIGLTTLTEVAQRAGHIARATDLPVLVDADTGFGEPMSAARTVAALEDAGLAGCHLEDQVNPKRCGHLDGKEVVPTDLMVRRITAAVNERRDENFIICARTDAAGIHGIDEAIERAKAYADAGADLIFTEALYSPKDFEKFRAAVDTPLLANMTEFGKTELLSAKRIEDLGYNAVIWPVSTLRVAMGATEEFLRDMQETGLQSEEWLERMQHRSRLYELVRYDEYNAFDQSVFTYSKDSYKPTFD from the coding sequence ATGGCTGGCCTATTTGGCTCCACTATCAGCAACGCAGACAAGCGCAAGAGCTTTCGCGAGGCGCTGAATGCACCGGAAATCACCACGCTGCCGGGCGCCTTCAACCCGCTGACCGCGCGCCTTATCCAGGATCTCGGTGGCTTCGGCGGCGTCTACGTCTCCGGCGCGGTGCTGGCCAATGACCTGGGCCTGCCGGACATCGGCCTGACCACGCTCACCGAGGTAGCGCAGCGCGCCGGGCACATTGCCCGTGCCACGGACTTGCCGGTGCTTGTCGACGCCGATACCGGCTTCGGCGAACCCATGTCCGCCGCCCGCACGGTTGCCGCGCTGGAGGACGCTGGCCTGGCCGGCTGCCACCTGGAGGACCAGGTCAACCCGAAGCGCTGCGGTCACCTCGATGGTAAGGAAGTCGTGCCGACGGATCTCATGGTTCGCCGCATTACCGCCGCCGTCAATGAGCGCCGCGATGAGAACTTCATCATCTGTGCCCGCACCGATGCCGCCGGCATCCACGGCATCGATGAGGCCATCGAGCGCGCCAAGGCTTATGCCGATGCCGGCGCGGACCTCATTTTCACCGAGGCCTTGTACTCGCCGAAGGACTTTGAAAAGTTCCGCGCCGCCGTGGACACCCCGCTGCTGGCCAACATGACGGAGTTCGGCAAGACCGAGCTGCTGTCGGCTAAGCGCATTGAGGACTTGGGCTACAACGCCGTCATCTGGCCGGTATCCACCCTGCGCGTGGCCATGGGTGCTACCGAAGAATTCCTCCGCGACATGCAGGAGACCGGACTGCAATCCGAGGAGTGGCTCGAGCGCATGCAGCACCGCTCCCGCCTCTACGAGCTGGTGCGCTACGACGAGTACAACGCCTTCGACCAGAGCGTGTTCACGTACTCCAAGGACAGCTACAAGCCCACCTTTGACTAA